The following proteins are co-located in the Chlorocebus sabaeus isolate Y175 chromosome 21, mChlSab1.0.hap1, whole genome shotgun sequence genome:
- the LOC119621596 gene encoding trypsin-like: protein MLIKLSSAATINSQVATVSLPRSCAADGTQCLISGWGNTLSSGTNYPDLLQCLNAPILSNTACRTAYPGKITTNMICLGFLEGGKDSCQGDSGGPVVCNSELQGIVSCGNGCAQKNKPGVYTKVCNYVKWIQQTIAAN from the exons ATGCTGATTAAGCTGAGCTCAGCCGCCACCATCAACTCTCAAGTGGCCACCGTCTCTCTACCAAGATCCTGTGCAGCGGATGGTACTCAGTGCCTCATCTCTGGCTGGGGCAACACCCTGAGCAGTGGCA CCAACTACCCTGACCTCCTGCAGTGTCTGAATGCTCCCATTCTCTCTAACACTGCTTGCCGCACAGCCTACCCGGGCAAGATTACTACAAACATGATATGTCTGGGATTCCTGGAGGGTGGAAAGGACTCTTGCCAG GGTGACTCTGGTGGCCCTGTGGTCTGCAACAGTGAACTCCAGGGCATTGTCTCCTGCGGTAATGGTTGTGCTCAGAAAAACAAACCTGGAGTCTACACTAAAGTTTGCAACTACGTGAAATGGATTCAGCAGACCATTGCTGCCAACTGA